The proteins below come from a single Diceros bicornis minor isolate mBicDic1 chromosome 3, mDicBic1.mat.cur, whole genome shotgun sequence genomic window:
- the LOC131400010 gene encoding tachykinin-3-like, producing MDKLLPSTTSGPSPIEGENRISLSCARGCREDEQRTMYAKVPDSDLYQLPPSLLQRLYDSSSVSLDGLLKMLSKGPPHGLKYDMRDFFARLMGKRNIQPDTPIDVNQENIPSFGTLKYPPNVE from the exons ATGGACAAGTTGTTACCCAGTACAACCTCAGGACCCTCTCCTATAGAAGGGGAAAACCGCATCAGCCTCTCCTGCGCGCGGGGATGCCGGGAGGATGAGCAGAGAACGATGTATGCGAAAGTGCCTG ACTCAGATCTCTACCAGCTGCCCCCATCGTTGCTCCAGAGACTCTATGACAGCTCCTCAGTCTCTCTGGATGGATTGCTCAAAATGCTGAGCAAGGGGCCaccccatggccta AAATATGACATGCGTGACTTCTTTGCGAGACTTATGGGCAAGAGGAACATCCAGCCAGACACTCCTATTGATGTGAACCAAGAGAACATCCCCAGCTTTGGCACCCTCAAGTATCCCCCCAATGTGGAATGA
- the LEP gene encoding leptin: MHCGPLYQFLWLWPYLFYIEAVPIQKVQDDTKTLIKTIVTRINDISHTQSVSSKQRVTGLDFIPGLHPVLSLSKMDQTLAIYQQILTSLPSRNVIQISNDLENLRDLLHLLASSKSCPLPQARGLETLVSLGGVLEASLYSTEVVALSRLQGSLQDMLQQLDLTPGC; this comes from the exons ATGCATTGTGGACCGCTGTACCAATTCCTGTGGCTTTGGCCCTATCTGTTCTACATTGAAGCTGTGCCCATCCAAAAAGTCCAGGATGACACCAAAACCCTCATCAAGACGATTGTCACCAGGATCAATGACATTTCACACACG CAGTCAGTCTCCTCCAAACAGAGGGTCACTGGTTTGGACTTCATTCCTGGGCTTCACCCTGTCCTAAGTTTGTCCAAGATGGACCAGACATTGGCGATCTACCAACAGATCCTTACGAGTCTGCCTTCCAGAAATGTGATCCAAATATCTAATGACCTGGAGAACCTCCGGGACCTTCTCCACCTGCTGGCCTCCTCCAAGAGCTGCCCCTTGCCTCAGGCTAGGGGCCTGGAGACGTTGGTGAGCCTGGGCGGTGTCCTGGAAGCCTCCCTCTACTCCACAGAGGTGGTGGCCCTGAGCAGGCTGCAGGGGTCTCTGCAGGACATGCTGCAGCAGCTGGACCTCACCCCTGGGTGCTGA